A genomic region of Melopsittacus undulatus isolate bMelUnd1 chromosome 5, bMelUnd1.mat.Z, whole genome shotgun sequence contains the following coding sequences:
- the LOC101871549 gene encoding guanylyl cyclase-activating protein 1-like: MGNNSSSTVDDLQAVEIHHWYKKFMMECPSGQLTEHEFKQFFGLRGLDPEANEYIEQMFRTFDMNKDGYIDFMEYVAALSLVLRGKMEQKLRWYFKLYDVDGNGCIDRHELLNIIKAIRAINGGDHETSAEEFTNRVFNKIDVNGDGELSLEEFVEGARKDDEFMEVMMKSLDLSHIVAMINNRRHSV; encoded by the exons ATGGGGAACAACAGCAGCTCCACAGTGGATGATCTACAGGCTGTTGAGATCCACCACTGGTACAAAAAGTTCATGATGGAGTGTCCTTCTGGACAGCTGACAGAGCATGAATTTAAACAATTCTTCGGGCTTCGAGGTCTGGATCCAGAGGCCAATGAGTACATTGAGCAGATGTTCCGCACATTTGATATGAATAAG GATGGATATATTGACTTCATGGAATATGTGGCTGCCCTCAGCCTTGTTCTCCGTGGGAAGATGGAGCAGAAATTGCGATGGTATTTCAAGCTCTATGATGTAGATGGCAACGGCTGCATTGATCGACATGAATTGCTCAACATCATTAAA GCTATTCGAGCTATTAATGGTGGTGACCATGAAACTAGTGCAGAAGAGTTCACCAACAGAGTCTTCAACAAAATTGATGTGAATGGAGATG GTGAACTTTCTCTGGAAGAATTTGTGGAGGGAGCAAGGAAAGATGACGAGTTCATGGAGGTTATGATGAAAAGTTTGGACCTGTCACACATTGTGGCCATGATCAACAACCGTCGTCATAGTGTATAA
- the NAA20 gene encoding N-alpha-acetyltransferase 20: MTTLRAFTCDDLFCFNNINLDPLTETYGIPFYLQYLAHWPEYFIVAEAPGGELMGYIMGKAEGSVAREEWHGHVTALSVAPEFRRLGLAAKLMELLEEISEKKGGFFVDLFVRVSNQVAVNMYKQLGYSVYRTVLEYYSASSGEPDEDAYDMRKALSRDAEKKSIIPLPHPVRPEDIE, translated from the exons ATGACCACGCTTCGGGCCTTCACGTGCGATGATCTCTTCTGCTTCAACAACAT CAACCTGGACCCGCTGACGGAGACC TACGGGATCCCGTTCTACCTGCAGTACCTGGCGCACTGGCCCGAGTACTTCATTGTCGCCGAGGCGCCCGGCGGGGAGTTAATGGGTTACA TAATGGGTAAAGCAGAAGGCTCTGTGGCTAGGGAAGAATGGCATGGACATGTTACTGCTCTCTCTGTTGCACCAGAATTCCGACGGCTGGGTTTGGCTGCTAAGCTGATGGAACTTCTGGAAGAGATTTCAGAGAA aaagggTGGATTTTTCGTCGATCTCTTTGTGAGGGTATCAAACCAGGTTGCAGTAAATATGTATAAGCAGCTAGGCTACAGTGTGTACCGAACAGTACTTGAGTACTACTCTGCTAGCAGTGGAGAGCCAGATGAAGATGCTTATG ATATGAGAAAAGCTCTTTCTAGAGATGCAGAGAAGAAATCAATTATACCTCTGCCTCATCCAGTGAGACCAGAAGATATTGAATAA